In Gigantopelta aegis isolate Gae_Host chromosome 6, Gae_host_genome, whole genome shotgun sequence, the following are encoded in one genomic region:
- the LOC121375214 gene encoding RING finger protein 150-like: MWLLDKGFLTRILSPLMSNNPKWPPMPRKMTVLATVFTILLSTNVVLGEDYQRSNSDEYYKAIISLTYKDPKTNITKLDPGEEIMGKYSPKSKPETVVGLVVQTRDHTNKTNGCKPYSIQLPHETWIALVSRGECQFTEKIRLATVTYNASAIVIYNDGPEDVAVMEHKVPDSVAIAISQSDGNRILQLLDLNLRVYMNITKGSKQHISNPQTSISKTSVLFVSISFIVLMIISLAWLVFYYIQRFRYAHAKERLARRLASAAKKAIAKIPQKNIKSGDKELDSDMDQCAVCIECYKAHDVIRTLPCKHIFHKSCVDPWLLDQRSCPMCKLDILRAYGMHVGGSTESVHPDGESGMATGPVVEELEPSSTADEHTEAEVKVLLLPQHVCFHHGEMSAGRQSSIDSSHETNCSSRDDMAPCCSDSDSTDMQSVTTDFTGSKLSDRCSNSHRKDSGSEYADIQSLIAECSGGEDSSKCASLHRRDETDSQSLVMEGSGGEESVKFATDQHRKDSADSMKFTYAGKKSLRRDSSKQKRNSSVDCDEQQSLMSECVEGHLKTEEDFVPQV; the protein is encoded by the exons ATGTGGCTCCTTGATAAGGGTTTTCTCACTCGTATCTTGTCTCCTCTCATGTCAAataatccaaaatggccgccgaTGCCGAGAAAAATGACAGTTCTCGCTACAGTATTTACCATACTTCTTTCAACCAACGTGGTATTGGGAGAAGACTACCAGAGATCCAACTCTGATGAATATTACAAGGCCATTATAAGCTTGACATACAAAGATCCAAAAACCAACATAACAAAACTTGATCCTGGGGAAGAAATAATGGGAAAGTATTCTCCCAAAAGTAAACCAGAGACTGTCGTTGGATTGGTAGTCCAGACCAGAGACCAtactaacaaaacaaatggaTGTAAACCATACAGTATTCAGTTGCCTCACGAAACATGGATTGCTCTTGTGTCAAGAGGAGAATGTCAGTTCACTGAAAAGATTAGATTGGCGACAGTGACATATAATGCGTCTGCCATAGTAATTTACAATGATGGACCCGAAGATGTTGCTGTTATGGAACATAAAG TTCCTGACAGTGTTGCCATTGCAATATCCCAGTCAGATGGGAATCGCATTTTGCAGTTGTTGGACTTGAATTTGCGAGTGTACATGAACATCACCAAAGGATCGAAGCAACATATTTCAAACCCACAAACCAGCATCAGCAAGACGTCTGTGTTGTTTGTATCCATATCATTCATAGTGCTCATGATTATCTCCCTTGCCTGGCTCGTGTTTTACTACATCCAACGTTTCAGATATGCTCACGCCAAGGAACGATTAGCT cGGCGACTTGCAAGTGCTGCTAAAAAGGCAATTGCAAAGATACCACAGAAAAATATCAAGAGTGGTGATAAG GAGCTGGACTCTGACATGGACCAGTGTGCCGTTTGCATTGAGTGTTACAAGGCTCACGATGTCATCAGAACACTGCCATGCAA gcATATATTTCATAAATCTTGTGTTGACCCGTGGCTTCTAGATCAACGAAGTTGCCCAATGTGCAAACTGGATATTCTTCGAGCATATGGCATGCAT GTTGGTGGCAGCACAGAAAGTGTTCATCCTGACGGGGAGAGTGGCATGGCCACGGGTCCTGTAGTAGAGGAACTCGAGCCGTCATCTACGGCCGATGAGCACACCGAAGCCGAGGTCAAGGTTCTTCTTCTGCCTCAACACGTGTGTTTCCATCATGGGGAGATGAGCGCAGGGAGACAGTCCAGCATCGACTCGAGCCACGAGACGAACTGCAGCAGTCGGGACGACATGGCTCCTTGCTGCAGCGACTCTGATTCCACCGACATGCAGTCAGTGACGACAGACTTTACAGGAAGCAAGCTGTCCGACCGGTGTTCCAATTCACACAGGAAGGACTCCGGCTCCGAGTATGCCGACATTCAGTCGTTGATAGCTGAGTGTTCAGGTGGGGAGGACTCGAGCAAGTGTGCGAGTCTGCATCGCCGAGATGAGACCGACTCTCAGTCCTTAGTGATGGAGGGCTCGGGGGGTGAAGAGTCCGTCAAGTTCGCGACAGACCAACACCGCAAGGATTCTGCCGACTCTATGAAATTCACTTATGCAGGAAAGAAGTCTCTCCGACGCGACTCGTCGAAGCAGAAGAGGAATTCCAGTGTGGATTGTGATGAACAGCAGTCACTGATGAGCGAGTGTGTGGAGGGCCATTTGAAAACTGAAGAAGACTTTGTTCCTCAAGTGTAG